The proteins below come from a single Chryseobacterium bernardetii genomic window:
- the lgt gene encoding prolipoprotein diacylglyceryl transferase has product MSLLYINWDVNPEIVNILGVPIKYYGLLFLSGLVLCFNILKSIYKKEKLSVQAHDALFSYALIGILAGARLGHCIFYDFDYYSQHPLEIFLPIQRGPDGAYHFTGYAGLASHGGGIGLMIMLLIYSRKFKISLMTVLDAIAIVLPLGGVFIRLANLMNSEIIGTPTNVPWAFIFRQVDNLPRHPAQLYEAISYFIIFLLVYLIYKKDIFRIGKGFYFGISILLIFIMRILIEFIKVDQVEFEHGMSLNMGQLLSIPFVLLGLFFIIKSVLEKGKMKTV; this is encoded by the coding sequence ATGAGTTTATTATATATCAACTGGGATGTGAATCCCGAAATCGTCAATATTTTAGGTGTTCCTATTAAATACTATGGCCTGCTGTTCCTTTCAGGACTTGTATTATGTTTTAACATTTTAAAAAGCATCTATAAAAAAGAAAAATTAAGTGTACAGGCGCATGATGCCCTGTTTTCATATGCGCTTATCGGAATATTAGCCGGTGCAAGATTAGGACATTGTATCTTTTATGATTTCGATTATTATTCCCAGCATCCGTTAGAAATTTTCCTACCGATCCAGAGAGGTCCGGATGGTGCTTACCACTTTACCGGTTATGCAGGACTTGCAAGCCATGGAGGCGGAATTGGACTGATGATTATGCTGCTGATCTATTCCAGGAAGTTTAAAATTTCATTAATGACGGTATTAGATGCTATCGCGATTGTATTACCATTGGGAGGTGTTTTTATCAGGCTTGCCAATCTTATGAATTCGGAAATCATCGGAACCCCTACTAATGTTCCATGGGCTTTTATTTTTCGTCAGGTAGATAATCTTCCGAGACATCCTGCACAGCTTTATGAGGCAATTTCTTATTTTATTATATTCCTCCTTGTCTATCTTATTTACAAGAAAGATATCTTCAGGATCGGGAAAGGATTTTATTTCGGAATCAGTATTCTTTTAATCTTTATCATGAGAATCCTGATTGAGTTTATAAAGGTAGACCAGGTAGAATTTGAACATGGAATGAGCCTAAATATGGGACAGCTTTTAAGTATTCCATTTGTTCTTCTGGGACTTTTCTTCATTATCAAAAGCGTATTGGAAAAAGGAAAGATGAAAACAGTATAA
- a CDS encoding cbb3-type cytochrome c oxidase subunit I has translation MADIALFKETGIQITLLLTLMVIIAGLIVVVLKFLSIYGKILKRKESAEVKKEIEHLSPEEIAAYEQREKELNFTPPENDLSGTLPPADTKGVIQNINSVEELRVFPTKRRTSSFRKYISPELSRLILYFLGTAIFWLVLGTTFGLYAGIKLVAPDVEHTSWFSYGRLRPGHTNAVFWGWASLAMLGLAHYVIPRVSNVEKFNIRQGYASLILVNLAVLTGTISVLSGVNNGGGKYREYIWPIMITFGIGVALSLHNFFKPIVHRTTKEIYLSNWYIVSGTMFIVLVIVIAYIPIWQDGVGETIIQGYYMHQAIGMWFMMINLGLMYCFLPQQLNKPIYSYSLGVLAFWTHTLFYTLIGTHHFIFSAIPWRLQTTAIIASVGMLIPVAAGTANFLLTFNGAWYQLKTSYTLPFYFMSIIFYFTGSFQGTVEAFRYTNLLWHFTDFTVAHSHLTMYGIITFMLWGFTYTLVPKLTGKEPPKIWVGIHFWLALIGLLFYVISLMIGGTQTGQLWIKKKPFIEGVINMAPFWLWRAIGGSLMWVSHLIFAYNFYNMVKKSDEIKVPKTPAQILAAKKQFGNTEFNT, from the coding sequence ATGGCAGATATTGCATTATTTAAAGAAACCGGGATACAGATTACCTTATTGCTCACATTAATGGTTATTATAGCCGGGCTTATCGTTGTGGTTCTTAAATTTTTATCTATTTATGGTAAAATATTAAAGCGAAAAGAATCCGCTGAGGTTAAAAAAGAAATAGAACATCTTTCTCCCGAAGAGATTGCGGCTTATGAACAGAGGGAAAAAGAATTGAACTTTACGCCCCCTGAAAATGACCTGTCGGGGACTTTACCTCCTGCAGATACCAAAGGAGTTATTCAGAATATAAATTCAGTAGAAGAATTAAGGGTATTTCCTACTAAAAGAAGGACATCTTCCTTCCGGAAATATATCTCTCCTGAGTTGAGCCGGCTTATTCTTTATTTCCTGGGGACCGCTATTTTCTGGCTGGTTCTGGGAACAACTTTTGGCTTGTATGCAGGTATTAAGCTTGTAGCTCCGGATGTTGAGCATACAAGTTGGTTCAGCTATGGAAGGCTGAGACCTGGTCACACCAATGCAGTATTCTGGGGATGGGCATCATTGGCAATGTTAGGATTAGCACACTATGTCATTCCCAGGGTAAGTAATGTTGAAAAATTTAATATCAGGCAAGGGTATGCCTCTCTTATTTTAGTGAATTTGGCAGTTCTTACAGGAACAATAAGTGTTCTTTCCGGTGTAAATAACGGAGGAGGGAAATACAGGGAATATATCTGGCCTATTATGATAACCTTCGGAATTGGGGTTGCTCTTTCACTGCATAATTTTTTTAAGCCTATTGTTCATCGGACTACCAAAGAAATTTACCTTTCCAATTGGTATATTGTATCCGGAACAATGTTTATTGTTCTCGTTATAGTGATTGCCTATATCCCGATATGGCAGGATGGTGTTGGAGAAACCATTATTCAGGGGTATTATATGCATCAGGCAATAGGAATGTGGTTCATGATGATTAATCTTGGATTAATGTATTGTTTTCTTCCCCAACAGCTCAATAAACCTATTTATTCATATAGTTTAGGTGTGCTGGCATTTTGGACTCATACCTTATTTTATACATTAATTGGGACTCATCATTTTATTTTCAGTGCTATTCCCTGGCGGCTGCAGACAACGGCAATTATTGCAAGCGTCGGGATGTTAATCCCTGTAGCAGCAGGAACAGCTAATTTTCTTCTGACATTTAACGGAGCCTGGTATCAGCTTAAGACAAGCTATACACTTCCTTTCTATTTTATGTCTATCATATTTTATTTCACAGGATCATTTCAGGGAACCGTGGAAGCATTCAGATATACCAATCTGCTTTGGCATTTTACAGATTTCACAGTTGCCCATTCCCACCTTACGATGTATGGGATCATTACTTTCATGCTTTGGGGGTTTACGTATACATTAGTACCAAAGCTTACCGGAAAAGAACCTCCTAAAATATGGGTAGGAATTCACTTCTGGCTGGCTCTGATAGGATTACTGTTTTATGTTATTTCTCTGATGATTGGCGGAACACAGACCGGGCAGCTTTGGATTAAGAAAAAACCTTTCATAGAAGGAGTAATCAATATGGCTCCTTTCTGGTTATGGAGGGCTATCGGTGGATCTCTGATGTGGGTTTCTCATCTCATTTTTGCCTATAATTTTTATAACATGGTGAAAAAGAGTGACGAAATAAAAGTTCCGAAAACTCCTGCACAAATTTTAGCAGCTAAAAAGCAATTCGGGAATACTGAGTTTAATACTTAA
- a CDS encoding cbb3-type cytochrome c oxidase subunit II, with translation MIFLNDHRILFGSALCLFVFLTLYIAVLPALDNQRINKPLPKQSRMLTKEEKAGKMVYIANGCIACHTQQVRNVEMDNVFGKRPSIPADFAINTRTDFWRNTANLMGTQRTGPDLTNIGERQPSAEWHLIHLYQPRAAVEQSVMPAYPWLFIERDYLQPGDIEVKVPEKFIKNKSKKIVAGPDALLLVAYLKSLKQTDYTDKSIVPAFLYKQKKEEGAAQGGGNSNLPDGEALFTANCASCHQANGEGVPGAFPPLKGSPVVTGGDLELYVTIIMKGYDPRPEFATMPAVGTNANFTPEDVTAIMNHERSSWGNNAKKVTVEEVKTIMDKIK, from the coding sequence ATGATATTTTTAAATGATCATAGGATTCTTTTTGGGTCAGCACTCTGTCTTTTTGTTTTCCTGACACTTTATATTGCTGTTTTGCCGGCTTTGGACAATCAACGTATTAATAAGCCGCTGCCGAAACAGTCCAGAATGCTTACCAAAGAAGAAAAAGCAGGAAAAATGGTTTACATCGCGAATGGGTGTATAGCATGCCATACCCAACAGGTAAGAAATGTAGAAATGGATAATGTTTTTGGGAAAAGACCAAGTATTCCTGCTGATTTTGCCATTAATACAAGAACTGATTTTTGGAGAAATACTGCTAATCTGATGGGAACGCAGAGAACAGGGCCGGATCTTACCAATATCGGAGAGCGGCAGCCTAGTGCAGAGTGGCACCTGATTCATTTGTACCAGCCAAGAGCAGCTGTAGAGCAATCTGTTATGCCTGCTTATCCGTGGCTTTTCATAGAGCGTGATTATCTTCAGCCGGGGGATATAGAAGTAAAGGTCCCCGAGAAGTTTATCAAAAATAAGTCAAAGAAAATTGTTGCAGGCCCTGATGCACTTTTGCTGGTAGCCTATTTAAAATCGCTGAAGCAGACAGATTATACTGATAAATCTATTGTACCCGCTTTTTTATACAAACAGAAAAAAGAAGAAGGAGCAGCACAAGGCGGGGGAAATTCAAATTTGCCCGATGGGGAAGCACTTTTTACAGCTAACTGTGCAAGCTGCCATCAAGCCAATGGGGAAGGAGTTCCCGGGGCTTTCCCTCCTCTGAAGGGAAGCCCCGTAGTAACAGGCGGCGACCTGGAGCTATATGTTACCATCATCATGAAGGGATATGACCCAAGGCCGGAATTTGCTACTATGCCGGCTGTAGGAACCAATGCCAATTTTACACCTGAAGATGTAACAGCAATTATGAATCATGAAAGATCAAGCTGGGGGAATAACGCAAAAAAAGTGACCGTGGAAGAAGTAAAAACAATAATGGATAAAATAAAATAA
- a CDS encoding cytochrome C, which yields MTKDRSKVFLFIDDDPAPIAELETPIVFDLDTKKMTDGEHILRIVSHSPSGREGIRKIHFTVANGPAIRIEGLKNKDVVDGTLSLMINAYDKGNQKSFLINGSETPQTIPFWIWIIVIVFAAWAIYYEITSYNVQ from the coding sequence ATGACAAAAGATAGAAGTAAAGTTTTTTTGTTTATTGACGATGATCCGGCTCCCATTGCTGAGCTGGAAACTCCAATTGTCTTTGATCTGGATACTAAAAAAATGACAGATGGCGAGCATATCCTCAGAATAGTAAGCCATTCACCTTCCGGAAGAGAAGGAATAAGAAAAATCCATTTTACTGTAGCCAACGGCCCGGCTATCAGAATAGAAGGACTTAAAAATAAAGATGTGGTAGACGGAACACTTTCCTTAATGATTAATGCTTATGATAAAGGAAATCAGAAGAGCTTTTTGATTAATGGAAGTGAAACGCCGCAGACTATTCCGTTCTGGATATGGATCATTGTTATTGTATTTGCAGCGTGGGCAATTTATTACGAAATAACAAGTTACAATGTTCAGTAA
- a CDS encoding Crp/Fnr family transcriptional regulator: MKRELKKDNMIINDKILSSAGAEIKEYSQGEFIFHEGASPLYYYQIIKGKVKLNNSNEDGKEFIQNILSEGQSIGDSLLFLERSYPMDAIALTECTVLRLCKNNFFSMLRLYPHLYLNVCKAMSGSLYYQYIMMQKNSSLHPAERLMGIMVYLKSFQKEKEPFSFKIPFTRQQLANLTGICVETAIRTIKFMERENIVKIKNRKIFF, from the coding sequence ATGAAGAGGGAACTTAAAAAAGACAATATGATTATTAATGATAAGATTTTAAGTTCTGCAGGTGCAGAAATAAAAGAATACAGTCAGGGAGAATTTATTTTTCATGAAGGAGCCAGTCCGTTATACTATTATCAGATTATTAAAGGTAAAGTAAAACTTAATAACAGTAATGAAGATGGTAAAGAATTTATTCAGAATATATTATCAGAAGGGCAAAGTATAGGAGATTCTTTACTTTTTCTGGAACGCTCTTATCCCATGGATGCTATAGCGCTTACGGAATGTACGGTGTTAAGGTTATGTAAAAATAATTTTTTCAGTATGCTCAGGCTTTATCCTCATTTGTATCTTAATGTATGTAAGGCAATGTCCGGTTCCTTATACTATCAGTACATTATGATGCAGAAAAATTCATCCCTGCATCCTGCCGAACGCCTGATGGGAATAATGGTTTATCTTAAAAGTTTTCAGAAAGAAAAAGAACCCTTTTCTTTTAAAATACCCTTTACCCGGCAACAACTGGCTAATCTCACCGGTATTTGTGTAGAGACCGCCATCCGCACCATAAAATTTATGGAAAGAGAAAATATAGTGAAAATTAAAAACAGAAAGATATTCTTTTAA
- a CDS encoding low affinity iron permease family protein has product MKKNFFDRFADWAAYFTGSPWAFLGAAALVLIWAATGPLFRFSETWQMIINTGTTIITFLMVFLIQKAQNKDSKAIQIKLNELIAASKKASNRIVDIEDLTEEELDQLHKFYENLGKQREKKSVPDSEYQKR; this is encoded by the coding sequence ATGAAAAAAAACTTTTTTGACAGATTTGCTGATTGGGCAGCTTATTTTACCGGCAGCCCATGGGCATTCTTAGGTGCGGCAGCGTTGGTTTTGATATGGGCGGCTACAGGTCCGCTTTTCCGTTTTTCAGAAACATGGCAGATGATCATCAATACAGGAACAACAATCATTACATTTTTAATGGTTTTTCTGATCCAGAAAGCACAGAATAAAGATTCGAAAGCTATTCAGATCAAGTTAAATGAACTGATTGCAGCAAGTAAAAAAGCAAGCAACCGCATTGTGGATATTGAGGATCTTACGGAAGAAGAACTGGACCAGCTGCACAAGTTTTATGAAAACCTCGGAAAACAGCGTGAAAAGAAATCTGTGCCTGATAGCGAATATCAGAAGAGATAA
- a CDS encoding alpha-amylase: MNGVIIQFFHWYHPGNLWLEFIEKATDLKEMGFSAVWFPPASKCVLGVDGRGYDVYDHYDLGEFDQKGSIATRYGTREEYIRAIEKAHELGMSVYADIVLNHRMGGDEKEQIIVHQVKEENRNEIIGEPFSALAFTRFTFPGRKKKYSEFIWDYQCFSGIDSIHQGDKEIKGVFKIYNEYGQDWNSSVSSQFGNYDYLMGNDIEYRNPYVVQEMKDWIRWYIETTNIDGLRLDALKHISSEFLKDWISYIKAEVKDCFMIGEFWKDKVEKISDFSDEMDDLISFFDVPLHYNFFQASKEGKNYDMRNIVKNTFLEWKPMSSVSFVENHDTQKLQALESAVKDWFKPIAYTIILMSENAYPCVFYPDLFGVEYVEIQDNKEIKIVMPKVSILTRLLEARKRFAYGEQISYFDHPNCIAWLRKGDEVHQKCIVMISNNEEGNKEIEVDIALKGSVFYDFLQNRKEEVVLDENGKGIFYVAERSSSIWVMK; this comes from the coding sequence ATGAACGGAGTTATTATCCAGTTTTTTCATTGGTATCATCCAGGCAATCTCTGGCTCGAGTTTATAGAAAAAGCAACGGATTTAAAAGAAATGGGCTTTTCTGCAGTCTGGTTTCCTCCTGCCTCCAAATGCGTATTAGGTGTGGACGGGAGGGGGTATGATGTGTACGATCATTATGATCTCGGGGAATTTGATCAGAAAGGAAGTATTGCCACCAGATACGGAACCAGGGAAGAATATATCAGGGCTATAGAAAAAGCGCATGAACTGGGAATGTCTGTTTATGCAGATATTGTTTTGAACCACAGAATGGGTGGTGATGAAAAAGAACAGATCATTGTACATCAGGTAAAGGAAGAAAACAGGAATGAGATAATTGGAGAGCCTTTTTCCGCATTGGCATTCACAAGATTTACTTTTCCGGGAAGAAAGAAAAAATATTCAGAATTTATTTGGGATTACCAGTGCTTCAGCGGAATTGATAGTATTCATCAAGGAGATAAAGAAATAAAAGGTGTTTTTAAAATCTATAATGAATATGGACAGGATTGGAATTCATCAGTAAGCAGCCAGTTCGGAAATTATGATTATCTAATGGGGAATGATATAGAATACCGTAATCCCTATGTTGTGCAGGAAATGAAAGACTGGATCAGATGGTATATTGAAACAACCAATATTGACGGGCTTCGTCTGGATGCCCTTAAGCACATTTCATCTGAATTTTTAAAAGATTGGATCTCCTATATTAAAGCAGAAGTGAAAGATTGCTTTATGATAGGAGAATTCTGGAAAGATAAAGTAGAAAAAATCTCTGATTTCTCTGATGAGATGGATGATCTCATTTCTTTTTTTGATGTGCCGCTTCACTATAACTTTTTTCAGGCTTCCAAAGAAGGAAAGAACTATGACATGAGAAACATCGTAAAAAATACTTTCCTGGAATGGAAACCCATGTCCTCCGTTTCTTTTGTTGAAAATCATGACACGCAAAAACTCCAGGCATTGGAATCTGCGGTGAAAGACTGGTTCAAGCCTATTGCATATACCATTATCCTGATGTCTGAAAATGCCTATCCGTGTGTTTTCTATCCCGATCTTTTTGGAGTGGAATATGTAGAAATACAAGATAACAAAGAAATAAAGATCGTGATGCCAAAAGTAAGTATCCTTACCAGGTTATTAGAGGCTAGAAAACGGTTTGCCTATGGTGAACAGATCAGTTATTTTGATCATCCCAATTGCATAGCGTGGCTCCGGAAGGGAGATGAGGTACATCAGAAATGTATTGTTATGATCTCTAATAATGAAGAAGGAAATAAAGAAATTGAAGTGGATATTGCCCTGAAGGGTTCCGTATTTTATGATTTTTTGCAGAATAGGAAAGAAGAAGTTGTTCTGGATGAAAACGGGAAAGGAATTTTTTATGTAGCAGAAAGATCATCAAGTATCTGGGTAATGAAGTAA
- a CDS encoding polysaccharide deacetylase family protein — protein sequence MNQLLISLTTTFLILGNFLYSQKATLQPSVKCHIYLTFDDGPLNGSENINDIVLKEKIKISVFMVGEHVIKDKQMDTYAKYYDENPYIDEYNHSFTHANNHYEAFYNNVGKSVKDIVYNQSVLKLPYKIVRLPGRNIWRLDGRSKNDVTNGIQTADQLAALGYKVVGWDVEWQHRPADGTPVQTVNEMYTSVQKFCSSDKTFTKNNVVILLHDEMFQKSWEESELKGLIDLLRANPGFSFEQMRFYPQ from the coding sequence ATGAACCAACTGTTGATCTCACTTACAACTACTTTTTTAATACTGGGTAATTTTCTTTATTCACAGAAAGCAACTCTTCAGCCATCCGTCAAATGCCATATTTACCTGACATTTGACGATGGTCCGCTTAACGGAAGTGAAAACATCAATGATATTGTACTGAAGGAGAAAATCAAGATCAGTGTTTTCATGGTAGGAGAGCATGTGATTAAAGATAAACAGATGGATACCTATGCAAAATATTATGATGAGAATCCATATATTGATGAATATAACCATAGTTTCACCCATGCCAATAATCATTATGAAGCATTTTATAATAATGTAGGCAAATCCGTTAAGGACATCGTTTATAATCAGAGTGTATTAAAATTGCCCTATAAGATCGTACGCCTTCCGGGAAGGAATATCTGGAGACTGGATGGAAGGTCAAAGAATGATGTTACCAATGGAATACAGACAGCAGACCAGTTAGCAGCTTTAGGTTATAAAGTGGTTGGCTGGGATGTGGAATGGCAGCATCGTCCGGCTGATGGGACACCTGTCCAGACCGTCAATGAAATGTATACTTCCGTTCAGAAATTTTGCAGTTCAGACAAGACATTTACAAAAAACAATGTGGTTATATTACTCCACGATGAAATGTTCCAGAAAAGCTGGGAAGAATCGGAATTAAAAGGATTAATTGATCTCCTGAGGGCAAACCCCGGTTTTAGTTTTGAACAAATGAGGTTTTATCCGCAATAG
- the tssD gene encoding type VI secretion system tube protein TssD has translation MAERNSRGILKFNNGEGQKLLKLNYSVSRATDVSGRVASDPSNALIKITVEATEKSDILESLLNGKYKPTVGEVTFNKSHEEGTLTTLKWTNGYVIQHEVDFDAVDENSMYISFVVSAEQIDLGNSSYDGGWPSSQG, from the coding sequence ATGGCAGAAAGAAATTCAAGAGGAATTTTAAAATTCAACAACGGAGAAGGACAAAAATTATTAAAGCTGAATTATAGTGTATCAAGAGCAACAGACGTATCCGGACGTGTAGCATCAGATCCTTCCAATGCATTGATCAAAATTACAGTAGAAGCTACTGAAAAGTCAGACATCCTGGAAAGTTTACTGAACGGAAAGTATAAGCCTACTGTAGGAGAAGTTACTTTCAACAAATCCCACGAAGAAGGAACTTTAACAACATTGAAGTGGACAAACGGTTATGTTATCCAGCATGAAGTAGATTTCGATGCGGTAGATGAAAACAGTATGTACATCAGTTTTGTAGTAAGTGCAGAGCAAATTGATCTTGGAAATTCTTCTTATGACGGAGGATGGCCTTCGTCTCAAGGATAA
- a CDS encoding type VI secretion system Vgr family protein has product MNKNISNSEKISENHIPGINRVVKLDIVIEGKIIKHFKHFRLQQSVKNHHHFELTLAHDTLDGVQNHDLEEAQQFLGKRLTVVFKYKDVEGSPERTFVGVITKVGFSQENHSLGNVVLKGYSPTILLDAAPHTQSFGGEKSVNMGIIAEEVIRQGIESSKYDVKVNAKASSQIFYSAQYNETHYNYLCRMAEAYGEQFYYDGEILHFGNMPPQNKSLELIYGSNVSDVNVELSAVHIKPQFYGYNSSANAKLISGETPIKHVGNLAQNAYKKNEGIFKTPSLQVAPIKAATDMDVVISQTSLAGSRAVEVFTVSGGTTIPFLYPGCVADINMRKTDTNKTAYFTKLMVTEVIHEVDTLGHYKGSFKAIASDTGYIPTPEFTIPIAQPQIATVISNTDPLGQGRVTVRFDWQLHDTTNFIRMMAPDAGGTDQITQNRGYVAIPEVGDQVMVGFVHNHPDRPFVMGGMFHGGTALGGGADNHLKSIQTRSGIRILMNDAEGSVNIIDASGNNYFMDGKGNIVVTAPKNMTFNAGENLNINVGKDMKTSVGNDNAVNIINNHNFTSKNYKQTINENKTINVTGDLKETTSTTTHKAKNGDIVLQSSGVAKMLGKIDAKVNKG; this is encoded by the coding sequence ATGAATAAAAATATCTCGAATTCCGAAAAGATTTCAGAGAATCATATCCCTGGAATCAACCGTGTGGTGAAACTGGATATTGTCATTGAAGGTAAAATAATCAAACACTTCAAGCATTTCCGTTTACAGCAAAGTGTAAAAAATCACCATCATTTCGAGCTTACATTAGCCCATGATACTTTAGACGGAGTACAGAATCATGATCTGGAAGAAGCTCAGCAGTTTTTAGGAAAACGACTCACCGTTGTTTTTAAATATAAAGATGTAGAAGGCAGCCCGGAAAGAACTTTTGTAGGGGTGATCACTAAAGTAGGGTTCAGCCAGGAAAACCATAGCCTGGGAAATGTTGTATTGAAAGGATACAGCCCTACCATTTTACTGGATGCGGCACCGCATACCCAAAGCTTTGGCGGGGAAAAATCCGTAAATATGGGCATTATTGCTGAAGAGGTTATCAGGCAGGGAATAGAAAGCAGTAAGTATGATGTGAAGGTCAATGCAAAGGCATCATCTCAGATCTTTTACAGTGCCCAGTATAATGAAACCCATTATAATTATCTCTGCAGAATGGCAGAGGCTTATGGAGAGCAGTTCTATTATGATGGGGAAATCCTGCATTTCGGGAATATGCCTCCTCAGAACAAATCTCTGGAACTGATATACGGAAGCAATGTTTCCGATGTGAATGTAGAGCTGAGCGCGGTACATATAAAACCCCAGTTTTACGGCTATAACAGCAGCGCCAATGCTAAATTGATTTCCGGTGAAACACCTATAAAACATGTAGGTAACCTTGCCCAGAATGCCTATAAAAAAAATGAAGGAATATTCAAAACACCTTCTTTGCAGGTGGCACCTATAAAAGCAGCCACTGATATGGATGTCGTTATTTCCCAGACGAGTCTTGCGGGAAGCAGGGCTGTGGAAGTATTTACCGTTTCAGGAGGAACTACAATTCCGTTCTTATATCCAGGGTGTGTAGCTGATATCAATATGCGGAAGACTGACACCAATAAAACAGCTTATTTCACCAAACTGATGGTGACGGAAGTTATTCACGAGGTGGATACTCTAGGACATTATAAAGGAAGCTTTAAGGCTATCGCTTCAGATACAGGATATATTCCGACACCGGAGTTTACCATACCTATTGCACAGCCACAGATTGCCACTGTAATATCCAACACGGATCCGCTGGGGCAGGGAAGAGTTACCGTGAGGTTCGACTGGCAGCTGCATGATACAACCAATTTCATCAGAATGATGGCTCCGGATGCCGGCGGCACAGATCAGATCACTCAAAACAGAGGATATGTGGCCATACCGGAAGTGGGAGATCAGGTAATGGTAGGTTTTGTTCACAATCATCCGGACCGCCCTTTCGTAATGGGTGGGATGTTTCACGGAGGCACTGCTCTTGGAGGCGGGGCTGATAATCATTTAAAATCAATACAAACCAGAAGTGGAATCCGGATTTTAATGAATGATGCTGAGGGAAGTGTGAATATTATAGACGCGAGCGGGAATAATTATTTCATGGATGGGAAAGGCAATATTGTAGTGACTGCTCCTAAAAATATGACGTTCAATGCAGGGGAAAACCTCAATATTAATGTAGGAAAGGATATGAAAACAAGTGTTGGCAACGACAATGCTGTTAATATTATCAACAATCATAATTTTACCTCCAAAAATTACAAGCAGACCATTAACGAAAACAAAACAATTAATGTGACCGGTGATTTAAAGGAAACGACGTCCACAACTACGCATAAAGCAAAAAATGGCGATATTGTACTGCAAAGCTCAGGAGTCGCCAAAATGTTGGGTAAAATAGATGCTAAAGTGAATAAAGGGTAA
- a CDS encoding DUF2931 family protein, translated as MTKYEWTEGTSAPLGYPMEVYKGGIECEGGEWVGLGFGIVPGSNAWGSINHGMDNGFKSLPTRLDFVWMSYMENQFYQIDTDIDTEKIRKYFSEGFEIKGASGKVQHLNYNVIAVGMAPGGVVVVWVAGVGWQKEIGRYLGKKITIPESEIAKLDSHENRFWRKDYLDMVHTREQIIPKKIQEENTGKPIPLGLWDVYRTRFSWKVIFELPENSKLNPFRDVGIDMINGEKEQFDAAKNPLSDYVLRAIPSSISMSVLDKDNNRYGAGCNLDTKSSFDAFNKVFGDDPKSTKAELVIKVNEAFSFFTVKLKGENGKEAFIKTDSLEMFKSKKKN; from the coding sequence ATGACAAAATATGAATGGACAGAAGGAACTTCAGCTCCCTTAGGATATCCTATGGAAGTATACAAAGGAGGAATAGAATGTGAAGGAGGAGAATGGGTAGGTTTAGGATTTGGCATTGTACCTGGCAGTAATGCCTGGGGCTCAATCAACCATGGAATGGATAATGGATTTAAAAGTCTTCCGACCCGACTGGATTTCGTCTGGATGTCTTATATGGAAAACCAGTTTTACCAGATAGATACGGATATTGATACAGAAAAAATAAGAAAATATTTTAGTGAGGGATTTGAAATAAAAGGAGCGAGTGGAAAAGTACAACATTTAAACTATAATGTTATCGCAGTTGGTATGGCACCGGGAGGAGTAGTAGTTGTTTGGGTGGCCGGGGTTGGATGGCAAAAAGAAATAGGAAGATATCTGGGGAAAAAAATAACCATTCCGGAATCAGAAATTGCTAAACTGGATAGTCACGAAAATCGGTTTTGGCGAAAGGACTATTTGGATATGGTGCATACAAGAGAACAGATTATCCCCAAAAAAATACAGGAAGAAAATACTGGAAAACCTATACCACTGGGGCTATGGGATGTTTATAGGACAAGATTTAGCTGGAAAGTCATTTTTGAACTTCCGGAAAATTCAAAGTTAAACCCTTTTAGAGATGTTGGAATCGATATGATAAATGGTGAAAAAGAACAATTTGATGCAGCAAAAAATCCTTTGTCGGATTATGTTTTGAGAGCAATTCCCAGTTCAATTTCAATGTCAGTATTAGATAAAGATAATAACAGATATGGGGCAGGATGTAATTTGGATACCAAATCCAGCTTTGACGCTTTCAATAAAGTTTTCGGAGATGATCCCAAGAGTACCAAAGCCGAATTAGTTATAAAAGTGAACGAAGCATTTAGCTTTTTTACGGTAAAACTAAAAGGGGAAAATGGTAAAGAAGCTTTTATTAAGACAGATAGTTTAGAAATGTTTAAATCGAAAAAGAAAAATTAA